The following are from one region of the Magallana gigas chromosome 4, xbMagGiga1.1, whole genome shotgun sequence genome:
- the LOC136274627 gene encoding tripartite motif-containing protein 2-like, with amino-acid sequence MDSHYNAQDVHRCDLCETAVVHSYCDICDVNLCTSCIGKHILDGYDKHTIVPFRERRSTLIYPKCKEHSQRKCELQCKDCGDSFVCLSCTASELHIGHRFVDVKEAYKMMKDAIKKDAEELEIHISPVYDEYALDLMNQLANLDGEYEKVTTAISKQGEEWHKEIDYVVERMENEISNIKVKHREDLQKQLDEIKHLQSLMKQTLLTLREIQESTDVSSTIEYNSKITEFSKSPTRFLYSMPTFMPKPISHVKIYSYFGEITPLRTTREEPAVSAKPENTLGGELLAKPELTKIIQTGYEELRSVACHNEERIWTTCGKTNDIKCFNIKGFLLDTIKSKSGKWPNDLTLDKEGNLLFSEGTRRTVTIIKNGETEELIRVQGWMPNTLCVTSSSDLLVSMYNNEKDQSKVVRYTGSTEKQTIQFDDEGKPLYSGNNGIKYITVNKNGDICVSDCKAGAVVIVDKAGNFRCKYTGYPSRTKISPFKPFGITADSQNRVLIVDRSNHCIHILDGNGDFLRFIDNCNLKDPLGLCVDIYDNLFVCEFYKGYIKRIKYC; translated from the coding sequence ATGGACTCTCATTATAATGCACAGGATGTTcaccgatgtgacctttgtgagaccgccgtagtacacagctactgtgacaTTTGCGATGTCAACCTCTGTACGTCATGTATAGGAAAACACATCTTAgatggatatgacaaacataCAATTGTTCCTTTCCGTGAAAGAAGATCCACCTTGATTTATCCGAAATGTAAAGAACATTCACAAAGGAAATGCGAATTGCAGTGCAAGGATTGTGGCGACAGTTTTGTTTGTCTTTCTTGTACTGCATCAGAACTACACATTGGACATAGGTTTGTAGATGTTAAAGAGGCGTACAAGATGATGAAAGACGCCATTAAAAAGGATGCAGAAGAATTAGAAATCCACATTTCTCCTGTATATGACGAATATGCACTTGATTTGATGAATCAGCTTGCAAACCTGGATGGAGAATATGAAAAAGTTACAACGGCAATATCTAAACAAGGAGAGGAATGGCACAAAGAAATAGATTATGTTGTCGAAAGAATGGAAAATGAAATCAGCAATATAAAGGTTAAACACCGAGAAGATTTACAGAAACAGTTGGATGAAATCAAACATTTACAGTCTTTGATGAAACAAACTCTACTGACCTTAAGAGAAATTCAGGAATCTACAGACGTTTCATCGACCATCGAGTATAACTCTAAAATCACAGAGTTTAGCAAGTCTCCAACAAGGTTTCTGTATTCAATGCCAACATTCATGCCGAAACCAATAAGTCACGTAAAAATCTATAGTTATTTTGGTGAAATTACACCACTACGGACAACTAGAGAGGAACCTGCTGTGTCAGCAAAACCAGAAAATACTTTAGGTGGAGAATTACTTGCTAAACCAGAACTGACAAAAATAATCCAGACTGGGTATGAAGAACTGCGCAGTGTTGCATGTCACAATGAAGAACGAATTTGGACGACGTGTGGAAAGACaaatgatatcaaatgcttTAATATTAAGGGTTTTCTTCTTGACacaatcaaatcaaaatctggAAAATGGCCGAATGATTTGACTTTAGACAAAGAAGGGAATCTACTGTTTTCTGAAGGGACAAGACGAACGGTGACTATAATTAAGAACGGAGAGACAGAGGAGTTGATTAGAGTACAGGGGTGGATGCCTAATACCCTGTGTGTCACCTCTTCGAGTGACCTCCTAGTTTCCATGTACAATAATGAAAAAGATCAATCCAAGGTTGTTCGTTACACgggatctacagagaaacaaaccaTTCAATTTGATGACGAAGGTAAACCTCTGTACTCGGGAAATAATGGAATCAAATACATTACCGTAAACAAAAACGGTGACATCTGTGTCTCTGACTGTAAGGCCGGTGCGGTTGTGATTGTTGATAAGGCCGGGAATTTTAGGTGTAAATATACTGGTTATCCATCACGTACCAAGATCTCTCCATTTAAGCCCTTTGGTATCACGGCAGACAGTCAAAATCGTGTCTTAATTGTAGATAGAAGCAACCATTGCATCCATATTCTTGACGGAAATGGAGACTTTCTGCGTTTTATTGATAACTGTAATCTAAAAGATCCTttgggtttatgtgtggacatttatgacaatctgtttgtgtgTGAGTTTTACAAAGGCTATATAAAGAGAATCAAATATTGTTAA
- the LOC105321689 gene encoding uncharacterized protein isoform X1, which translates to MKIIFRKTMDPQNSVQDVHRCDLCETAIVHSYCDFCHVNLCIACIGKHISNGYDKHKIVPFQERRSTLIYPICRTHSHKNCKFQCKDCDKIFICSSCTASEQHRGHTFLEVSKVYNTKKEIIRKDTKELENLISPTYEKIALDLESHLANLDGGYEKLTTTISKQGEQWHREIDTIINKLKTEISEIKVKHTAILQKYLVEIKQTQSLITNTLQAIRKIEQSTEVSSTIEYRSKLTELRKLPPKVQVSLPIFIPKPIDRETLCSLFGHITPLSTDTEENVLSLNQSKTSVIELLDEPVLVATIQTWYQNLRSVACLNDDCVWTCGLTNDMKCFSIIGSLLQTVKTKSEERPSDIAVDKDGNLLYSIRTAGTVFKVKNGQTKDFIRLHGWGPCNLCVTSTGDLLVTMCRDDKTQSKVVRFSKSTEKQTIQFDDKGKPLYSGNDTIKYISENGNHNICVADWYAHAIVVVDQDGKLRWRYTGHPSVTGKKSFDPCGITTDSQNRILTADSDNHCIHILDQNGEFLSYIDKCDLKDPWGVCVDNNDSLFVCEYYKSSVKKIKYLK; encoded by the exons atgaaaattatattcag AAAAACTATGGATCCTCAAAACAGTGTCCAGGATGTGcaccgatgtgacctttgtgagaccgccatagtacacagctactgtgacttttgtcatgtcaaccttTGCATAGCTTGTATTGGCAAACATATCTCAAATGggtatgacaaacataaaatagtcccTTTCCAGGAACGCAGGTCAACCCTCATCTATCCGATATGTAGAACACATTCACacaaaaattgcaaatttcAGTGCAAAGATTgcgataaaatatttatttgttcttCGTGTACTGCATCTGAACAACACAGAGGGCATACATTCCTAGAAGTTtcaaaagtttacaatacaaaaaaagaaataatacgaAAAGATACAAAGGAATTAGAAAACCTTATTTCTCCTACATATGAAAAAATTGCACTGGATTTAGAAAGTCACCTTGCCAACCTGGATGGGGGATATGAGAAACTTACGACAACAATttccaaacaaggagagcaatggcacagGGAAATCGACACCATCATCAACAAACTGAAAACTGAAATCAGCGAGATAAAAGTGAAACACACAGCtattttacagaaatatttgGTTGAAATCAAACAAACACAGTCTCTTATAACAAATACATTACAAGCCATAAGAAAAATCGAACAATCCACTGAAGTATCTTCTACCATTGAATACAGATCTAAGCTCACAGAATTAAGAAAACTTCCACCCAAGGTTCAGGTATCACTGCCAATATTCATTCCAAAACCAATAGACCGCGAGACACTGTGTAGTTTGTTTGGACATATCACTCCATTATCGACTGACACTGAGGAGAATGTCTTGTCACTGAATCAATCAAAAACCTCAGTTATAGAACTCCTTGATGAACCAGTGCTTGTTGCCACAATACAGACTTGGTATCAAAATCTACGCAGTGTTGCCTGTCTCAATGATGACTGTGTTTGGACATGTGGATTGACAAATGATATGAAATGCTTCAGCATTATAGGTTCACTCCTCCAGACAGTCAAAACCAAATCAGAAGAAAGACCCAGTGATATAGCTGTGGACAAGGATGGGAATCTTCTGTACTCCATTCGGACAGCAGGGACAGTGTTCAAAGTAAAGAATGGACAAACAAAAGATTTTATCAGATTACATGGATGGGGACCATGCAATCTGTGTGTTACCTCtactggtgatctcctggttaccaTGTGCCGTGATGATAAGactcaatccaaagttgtccgttTCTCGAAgtctacagagaaacaaacaattcaatttgatgataAAGGTAAACCGCTGTACTCAGGGaatgatacaataaaatacatctCAGAGAACGGAAATCATAACATCTGTGTTGCTGACTGGTATGCTCATGCAATTGTCGTGGTTGATCAGgacgggaaactcagatggaggTACACCGGCCATCCCTCAGTTACCGGGAAGAAATCATTTGATCCTTGtggtatcacaacagacagtcaaaatcgtatcctgacagcagacagcgacaaccattgtatccacattctTGATCAGAATGGCGAGTTTCTGAGTTACATTGATAAATGTGATCTGAAGGATCCTTGGGGTGtatgtgtggacaataatgacaGTTTGTTTGTGTGTGAGTATTACAAGAGcagtgtaaagaaaataaaatatttaaagtag
- the LOC105321689 gene encoding uncharacterized protein isoform X2: protein MDPQNSVQDVHRCDLCETAIVHSYCDFCHVNLCIACIGKHISNGYDKHKIVPFQERRSTLIYPICRTHSHKNCKFQCKDCDKIFICSSCTASEQHRGHTFLEVSKVYNTKKEIIRKDTKELENLISPTYEKIALDLESHLANLDGGYEKLTTTISKQGEQWHREIDTIINKLKTEISEIKVKHTAILQKYLVEIKQTQSLITNTLQAIRKIEQSTEVSSTIEYRSKLTELRKLPPKVQVSLPIFIPKPIDRETLCSLFGHITPLSTDTEENVLSLNQSKTSVIELLDEPVLVATIQTWYQNLRSVACLNDDCVWTCGLTNDMKCFSIIGSLLQTVKTKSEERPSDIAVDKDGNLLYSIRTAGTVFKVKNGQTKDFIRLHGWGPCNLCVTSTGDLLVTMCRDDKTQSKVVRFSKSTEKQTIQFDDKGKPLYSGNDTIKYISENGNHNICVADWYAHAIVVVDQDGKLRWRYTGHPSVTGKKSFDPCGITTDSQNRILTADSDNHCIHILDQNGEFLSYIDKCDLKDPWGVCVDNNDSLFVCEYYKSSVKKIKYLK, encoded by the coding sequence ATGGATCCTCAAAACAGTGTCCAGGATGTGcaccgatgtgacctttgtgagaccgccatagtacacagctactgtgacttttgtcatgtcaaccttTGCATAGCTTGTATTGGCAAACATATCTCAAATGggtatgacaaacataaaatagtcccTTTCCAGGAACGCAGGTCAACCCTCATCTATCCGATATGTAGAACACATTCACacaaaaattgcaaatttcAGTGCAAAGATTgcgataaaatatttatttgttcttCGTGTACTGCATCTGAACAACACAGAGGGCATACATTCCTAGAAGTTtcaaaagtttacaatacaaaaaaagaaataatacgaAAAGATACAAAGGAATTAGAAAACCTTATTTCTCCTACATATGAAAAAATTGCACTGGATTTAGAAAGTCACCTTGCCAACCTGGATGGGGGATATGAGAAACTTACGACAACAATttccaaacaaggagagcaatggcacagGGAAATCGACACCATCATCAACAAACTGAAAACTGAAATCAGCGAGATAAAAGTGAAACACACAGCtattttacagaaatatttgGTTGAAATCAAACAAACACAGTCTCTTATAACAAATACATTACAAGCCATAAGAAAAATCGAACAATCCACTGAAGTATCTTCTACCATTGAATACAGATCTAAGCTCACAGAATTAAGAAAACTTCCACCCAAGGTTCAGGTATCACTGCCAATATTCATTCCAAAACCAATAGACCGCGAGACACTGTGTAGTTTGTTTGGACATATCACTCCATTATCGACTGACACTGAGGAGAATGTCTTGTCACTGAATCAATCAAAAACCTCAGTTATAGAACTCCTTGATGAACCAGTGCTTGTTGCCACAATACAGACTTGGTATCAAAATCTACGCAGTGTTGCCTGTCTCAATGATGACTGTGTTTGGACATGTGGATTGACAAATGATATGAAATGCTTCAGCATTATAGGTTCACTCCTCCAGACAGTCAAAACCAAATCAGAAGAAAGACCCAGTGATATAGCTGTGGACAAGGATGGGAATCTTCTGTACTCCATTCGGACAGCAGGGACAGTGTTCAAAGTAAAGAATGGACAAACAAAAGATTTTATCAGATTACATGGATGGGGACCATGCAATCTGTGTGTTACCTCtactggtgatctcctggttaccaTGTGCCGTGATGATAAGactcaatccaaagttgtccgttTCTCGAAgtctacagagaaacaaacaattcaatttgatgataAAGGTAAACCGCTGTACTCAGGGaatgatacaataaaatacatctCAGAGAACGGAAATCATAACATCTGTGTTGCTGACTGGTATGCTCATGCAATTGTCGTGGTTGATCAGgacgggaaactcagatggaggTACACCGGCCATCCCTCAGTTACCGGGAAGAAATCATTTGATCCTTGtggtatcacaacagacagtcaaaatcgtatcctgacagcagacagcgacaaccattgtatccacattctTGATCAGAATGGCGAGTTTCTGAGTTACATTGATAAATGTGATCTGAAGGATCCTTGGGGTGtatgtgtggacaataatgacaGTTTGTTTGTGTGTGAGTATTACAAGAGcagtgtaaagaaaataaaatatttaaagtag
- the LOC117686512 gene encoding uncharacterized protein encodes MDPQHNAKDVGRCDLCETAIVHSYCHFCHVNLCIPCIGRHISDGYDKHKIFPFQERRSTLIYPKCRTHSQKNCKFQCKDCDEILICSSCTASAQHRGHTFLEVLEVYNTKKEILGKDTKEFQNIISPTYEEIALDLENQLANLDGGYEKLTKTMSKQGEHWHREIDFIINKMKIEISEIKIKHRHILQKNLDEIKQIQFLIKEALQALKEMEYSTEVFPIIKYSSKVREFSKLPPKVQVSPPTFISKPIDREKLCSLVGQITPLSTDTEENVLSLNKPTTSVRELLDEPELVTTIQTGYLKQRNVTYTCLHDGSIWTSGETNDIKCFSSKGSLLQTIKTNSEKGPNDIVVDNSGDLLLSNRKAGKLNKIKNGQTEEFFKLQGWGPCNLCVTSTGDLLLTMCSDDWTQSKVVCYSGSTYKQTIQFDDEGKPLYSGNTKIKYITENRNHDICVADCGAGAVVVVNQAGKLRWRYTGHPSVTKNKTFKPRGITTDSQSHILTADGDNHCIHILDQNGQFLRYIDNCDLKIPYGLCVDNNDNLFVCELYKSNVKKIKYLT; translated from the coding sequence ATGGATCCTCAACACAATGCCAAGGATGTGGgccgatgtgacctttgtgagaccgccatagtacacagctactgtcacttttgtcatgtcaacctctgcATACCATGTATAGGGAGACACATCTCCgatggatatgacaaacataaaatattccCTTTTCAGGAACGAAGATCAACCCTCATTTATCCGAAATGTAGAACGCATTcacaaaaaaattgcaaatttcaGTGCAAAGATTGCGATGAAATATTGATTTGTTCTTCTTGTACTGCATCTGCACAACATAGAGGGCATACATTCCTAGAAGTTTTagaagtttacaatacaaagaAAGAAATTTTGGGAAAAGATACAAAAGAATTCCAAAACATTATTTCTCCTACATATGAAGAAATTGCACTTGATTTGGAAAATCAGCTTGCAAACctggatggaggatatgagaaacttacaaaaacaatgtccaaacaaggagagcattggcacagagaaatcgacTTCAtcatcaataaaatgaaaattgaaatcagcgagataaaaataaaacacagacACATTCTACAGAAAAACTTGGATGAAATTAAACAGATACAGTTTCTCATAAAAGAAGCATTACAGGCCTTAAAGGAAATGGAATATTCCACGGAAGTATTTCCAATCATTAAATACAGCTCTAAGGTCAGAGAGTTTAGCAAGCTTCCACCCAAGGTCCAGGTATCGCCGccaacatttatttcaaaaccaaTAGATCGCGAGAAGCTGTGTAGTTTGGTTGGACAGATCACCCCATTATCTACTGATACAGAAGAAAATGTCTTGTCACTAAACAAACCCACCACTTCAGTCAGAGAACTACTGGATGAACCGGAGCTTGTTACCACAATACAGACTGGATATTTAAAACAACGCAATGTTACATATACTTGTCTTCATGATGGTAGTATATGGACAAGCGGAGAGACCAATGATATCAAATGCTTCAGCAGTAAAGGTTCACTCCTCCAAACAATCAAAACAAACTCAGAAAAAGGGCCAAATGATATAGTTGTAGACAATAGTGGTGATCTACTATTATCCAATCGGAAAGCAgggaaattaaataaaataaagaatggacagacagaagagttttttaaattacaaggaTGGGGACCATGTAATCTGTGTGTCACCTCTACAGGTGATCTCCTGCTTACCATGTGCAGTGATGATTGGactcaatccaaagttgtctGTTACTCTGGATCTACatacaaacaaacaattcaGTTTGATGATGAAGGTAAACCTCTGTACTCCGGGAATACCAAGATTAAATACATCACAGAAAACAGAAACCAcgacatctgtgtagctgactgcggggctggtgcagtagtggtggttaatcaggccgggaaactcagatggagatacacTGGTCATCCCTCAGTAACCaagaacaaaacatttaaaccccgtggtatcacaacagacagtcagagtcacatcctgacagcagacggtgacaaccattgtatccacattctagatcagaatggacagtttctccgttacattgataactgtgatctgaAGATTCCTTacggtttatgtgtggacaataatgacaatctgtttgtgtgCGAGTTATATAAaagcaatgtaaagaaaattaaatatttaacatag